From Mycolicibacterium cosmeticum, a single genomic window includes:
- a CDS encoding NAD(P)-dependent alcohol dehydrogenase, with translation MIKARAAVLREPGQDPQLADIELRDPVADEVLVHIDAVGICHTDISVASWFTKVPVVFGHEGTGTVVAAGPQARDRIGARVVLTFASCGACPNCGADRPAYCDQSAQLNMRGSRRDETSALRLDGEPITGGFFGQSSFATYAITRSRNAVTVPDAIAPALAAPLGCSVQTGAGAVLNVVAPTADDPVVVFGAGAVGLSAVMAARIAGCRTIIAVDPITARRDLATDLGATHTFDPGADVAAAVGELTGGAAAVIDTTARPDVVAAAVGLLRSRGTLALLGLGAPTAELPVALIMAKGITVRGVVEGDSDPHTFLPRLADLHLRGELPLDKLVAAFPFDDFGRAWAAAKAAEVIKPVLVTA, from the coding sequence GTGATCAAGGCACGTGCCGCGGTGCTCCGCGAACCAGGTCAGGACCCGCAGCTCGCCGATATCGAACTGCGTGACCCGGTGGCCGACGAGGTGCTGGTCCACATCGACGCGGTCGGCATCTGCCACACCGATATCAGCGTCGCCTCCTGGTTCACCAAGGTGCCCGTGGTGTTCGGGCACGAGGGCACCGGCACCGTGGTCGCCGCCGGGCCGCAGGCCCGCGACCGTATCGGGGCCCGGGTCGTGCTCACCTTCGCCAGCTGCGGTGCCTGCCCGAACTGCGGTGCCGACCGGCCCGCCTACTGCGATCAGTCGGCCCAGCTCAACATGCGGGGCAGCCGCCGCGACGAAACCAGCGCGCTGAGGCTGGACGGCGAACCCATCACCGGCGGTTTCTTCGGCCAGTCCAGCTTCGCCACCTACGCCATCACCCGGTCGCGCAACGCGGTCACGGTGCCCGACGCGATCGCACCTGCGTTGGCCGCCCCGCTGGGCTGCAGCGTGCAGACCGGGGCCGGCGCGGTGCTCAATGTCGTCGCCCCGACGGCCGACGACCCGGTGGTGGTGTTCGGTGCCGGTGCGGTCGGCCTGTCGGCGGTGATGGCGGCGCGCATCGCCGGCTGCCGCACCATCATCGCCGTCGACCCGATCACCGCCCGCCGGGACCTGGCCACCGACCTGGGCGCGACCCACACCTTCGACCCCGGTGCCGATGTCGCGGCCGCGGTGGGCGAACTCACCGGTGGCGCCGCCGCTGTCATCGACACCACGGCCCGCCCGGACGTCGTCGCTGCGGCGGTCGGGCTGCTGCGTTCCCGTGGCACCCTGGCGCTGCTCGGGCTGGGCGCCCCGACGGCCGAGTTGCCGGTGGCGCTCATCATGGCCAAGGGCATCACGGTGCGCGGGGTGGTCGAAGGCGACAGCGACCCGCACACCTTCCTGCCGCGGCTGGCCGATCTGCATCTGCGTGGCGAACTACCGCTGGACAAGTTGGTGGCCGCCTTCCCGTTCGACGACTTCGGACGCGCCTGGGCCGCCGCGAAGGCCGCCGAGGTGATCAAGCCCGTCCTGGTCACCGCGTAG
- a CDS encoding alpha/beta fold hydrolase: MTLPPLPPGRTVAVRSNDGTRLHAQVFGPDHGYPIVLAHGITCAIGVWAHQIAELAGEYRVIAYDHRGHGRSEAPRQRRRYSLNHLASDLDAVLDATLAPGERAVIAGHSMGGIAITSWSQRYPRRVLHCADAVALINTTTGDLLRDVQLAPVPAPLSQARIRTAGTFLKTFGATPIPKLAGGPNKRFVEYLAVGRDADPEVGDLVYRLFAATPPAGRGGWARVLVDSLGATHISLLNLTVPTLVIGSSKDRLLPINASRHIAEHLPNLAAFVELSGGHCAILERPAEVSQQLRALAESVARQQLSS, from the coding sequence ATGACGCTTCCACCGCTGCCTCCCGGCCGCACCGTGGCGGTCCGCTCGAATGACGGCACCCGGCTGCATGCCCAGGTCTTCGGGCCGGACCACGGTTACCCGATCGTGCTGGCCCACGGCATCACGTGCGCCATCGGGGTGTGGGCGCATCAGATCGCCGAATTGGCCGGCGAGTACCGCGTCATCGCCTACGACCACCGCGGGCACGGCCGCAGCGAGGCCCCGCGCCAGCGCCGCCGGTACAGCCTCAATCATTTGGCCAGCGATTTGGACGCGGTCCTCGATGCGACATTGGCGCCGGGGGAGCGCGCTGTCATCGCCGGGCACTCCATGGGCGGTATCGCGATCACGTCGTGGTCGCAGCGCTACCCGCGGCGGGTGCTGCACTGCGCCGACGCCGTGGCGTTGATCAACACCACCACCGGAGACCTGCTGCGAGACGTGCAACTGGCCCCGGTGCCCGCGCCGCTGTCACAGGCCCGGATCCGCACCGCAGGCACCTTCCTGAAGACGTTCGGGGCCACCCCGATCCCCAAACTGGCAGGCGGACCCAACAAGCGGTTCGTCGAGTACCTGGCCGTCGGGCGGGACGCGGACCCGGAGGTGGGTGACCTGGTGTACCGGCTGTTCGCCGCCACCCCGCCGGCCGGCCGCGGCGGCTGGGCCCGCGTGCTGGTGGACAGCCTTGGTGCCACCCATATTTCGCTGCTCAACCTGACGGTGCCGACGCTGGTGATCGGCAGCAGCAAGGACCGGCTGCTGCCGATCAACGCCTCCCGTCACATCGCCGAGCACCTGCCGAACCTGGCGGCATTTGTCGAGCTGTCCGGCGGGCACTGCGCCATCCTGGAACGGCCCGCCGAGGTGTCACAGCAGCTGCGGGCGCTGGCCGAATCGGTTGCCCGCCAACAGCTCAGCTCGTGA